The Argiope bruennichi chromosome 9, qqArgBrue1.1, whole genome shotgun sequence nucleotide sequence TCTATCCCCTTTATTATTACTCCATTTGATTTGATGTGGAAGGGGAAGTTTCATTGGGGGATGCTTGCTCAAATTCATCTTCAGTAGatcactatttaaaatttcaaggttAAATAGGTTATGTAAGCTTAAAAAATTGGATAATAACATAATTCAACTAAATTGAGAAAACTGAAACGTAAGTATAACCTATTTGTAAGTATAagtatcataattaaattaaactttcactttgtattttttttcttttatttaaatccaataaatcattttctaatacaatattatctattaaaagtatttgttttgtGTTCTATGCATGAATTCAACTTATTAATGATAAACAAGCATCAATTTTGTTCAGGTATATTACAGATATCTTGTCAATTCAactaatattgtttatattaaacgtaattattaaaatttatctataaagtgttttcttttaaattatctgatTTATTTTGGCCTTTTGTAAACAGTTGTGGtttcgttttattaaaaattaaataaattaaatagtaaatattgaaTCTATTAAGATGGTTacaataatactattaatatgatgagctaataatttcatttcataaaaataaaaaaaatattggagtaaTTTGttcttatatacaaaaattaattcaagtgcTAATTTATTTCGTAAGCACTAATTTctattacagttttaatttttcattcgtttatgtaaagttatattttttaccaactaataattaaaaactaaattataactAAACATAGTACGGCTTAACAGATAGACCATCAAAAGAAACCGGTATTTTAATCGTTGTTTACGTATcctgattaaaaatgatttcaatatgctgctttctttcagattttctatttgattttttctCTTATAACAGAAGTCTATTCTTTTACCTCCCCCCTAATTAAATAAGCtcagtaacttaaatatattagattcatattgttaaaataatgttgtaaggcaagaatttaaatagaaaaattttgatccTATATTAATGAATCTTTATTTTCAGTCATTTCTTCCTGTCCAACCTTATGATTACGGATATGCCGTCAGGAATCTTTTCAGCCACCAGTACAAACAAGAAGCCGGAAACGGCGTTGGAGGTGTAGTGGGAAGCTACGGTACCGTTGATGCTAGAGGAAACTTTCAATATAGGAACTATGCATCGGGTGCCGGATATCCCATCTACGGCTATGGATTAAATGGATACGGACTCAGATACGATGGATATGGACTTCCATATGGGGCTTATGGAAATCTTGGCTATGGTTATGGAGGCGTATTGGGGCATCCCGCATTGATTTAAATTCTATGGATTGGATTGATCTGATTACAGTTAAACTAGAGAATGCTGTTCTGATAactgtttattttcaataatctagtgacattacaatattttatgttttgaatttttaatcaaaaatattgtaaaattttgtctAAATAGATATTCAGGTGATTTATGAACTTCTTTCTTACCCGATTTAAATGTGCACCAATAAACAGTTTTTAAGCGCAACTTATTTTgttttggattattatttttcgtttcatcTTTCATAATAGTCATCCAGATTTGTTCTAAAAGTattcttttgatttataaaaactctttttaaagtaCTTGCTTAGAAACCTTTAAAGTGCCTGCTTAGATTTATGCCTGCTTTAGAAACTAACATGAAATTTATCGCAGATGAAATTAAGATTGCAGAAACCCTAAAGTATGGTGACGACCTGAAAAAATTTTAAGGTTGGTTTCAtaactttgtattttaatttgtttaaatactgaatttaattcttaaattaaacagtttttttaatgagaagtgcctttattttattttattgatatttttgaaaagtataagataatattattctaaatcttCCGACAATTAGTTTCTAGCAACTACTTAAATTAGTATCCTTTTTTGCATTATTGAAATAATCATTGATAAGCATTTTAGGATAACTCATCTAATGGTTATAGAATTGATGGTTACCGGCCGAGATATGGTGAATACGGACTTGATTATAGGGTTTATTTTGTCGGAAATCTAGGTTATAATTATTGAGGCATCTTAGGATACCATACCATAATTTGTAGCTACAGACATATCTGGAGCtgaattgatttgattttataaaatcctGCTTTTGTCAGagttcattatttcaaaatatatgaaaacttaaAACTGGCAATCATTATACGACTTAAACTGATATATTGTGATAAAATGGTTTTTGTCGATGCAACAATGTTCAGAGATAATTTAAGttcgttaaaatttctaattattagttacatttttaaaaacttttataagatgGAAAAAAGGCAATAAATCATCTATTTATGGAAAAATTCCTACTTACAGAAGACATTTTAATCGATTTAAAGAATTATAGTCTTCTTTTGTCATTGTTTGaacaagaaattatattaaaattttacattagattatatcaaaatttaatattaacacttAAACATTCTACATATGGGAGTACATTAatcctttttatatttgaaacattacaAATTTGATAGCTTCATTTTTCCAGAAGCAGTTTTATTCAAAGCACTGCacccccaccccccaaaaaaagaaCGTCATATAAACCCCATTAAATCTGTTGAAGTTCATATGATGTGTTACATGTCATGCACACTTTGAACAACAATTACATAAACTAAACAGTATATACTAGACTCGTTTCAAGGTTTTGAACCTCAAATTAACTTATTCTAAAACAAGAGTATAGAaagtaatatatctttaaataaaggaaattaaaaatttacaaaatatgaagattgttattatttatgagattttttttgtttaaacttttcttGTTGTAATAGatattttcagttcattttaatCTACTCTTTTCATATGACGTTACATTCATATGGTCATCACTcatttataacatatattaatgtattatctAATTGCATTGTTATTTAACAGTATTCTGCTGTGTAACTCTACAAATAGATACAAGATGAAGTTTTAAGCGACCATTTCGAACATTGAGTCAAATACTAAAAGCGATTCTATGCATCCATTTATAAACATTGCTTCAaccttgtttttttataattaaattaatttaatgatattagaattgaaattattgcaatttaatgtGATTCGGACGAATTCGAATGAGCAGAAATTCGTATAACTGAATAAagtgcttatatcaaattaaaaataccacatattgaaaaaaagttttttattcgGGGCATTAAAATTAACAAGGTtaacattttaagatttatatgaAAGAGTAACTGGAAATTAAATTAGGCAGGAAGGTTCATTTTATATTTacgtataattaaaaattacaaactgaGCATATAATATGCTTATAGCATATTATAACTGCTAAGActcttttatttgttaaaagaagTGCCAAAGGAAATGATTAcgatcttataatttttttttgacctTTTTAAGAATTGTGAAGGGCTTCATTCTTACATTTGATTCTGatcataaaaaattcttataattatccTTCGGTTTATACGAGTTGTATTACAATTAAAATCGTCTAAATAAGTTAATAAACACAAATGGCTTTGAGAGCACAAATGTTTAAAGGTTTGCAACAGTTTttgatattaatgatatcaaatattttatgtatgaaattgaaaaaaaaagttaattttgaaaataaagtaaatataatttcagttaaaaattagtttgaaacCACTTAACTAtcaaagacattaaaaaatgGCATTCACTGGATTACGCTCGAAAGCTAGATGACCTGTGCTGTAAGAATTCCTAGCAGCGTGATAGTTTCTTTGTGCACTCTTAAGAGAAATACGAGATATACTCCTGTTTAAACTCCTGATTAGCAAATAAAAGtatatcagaaataaaagaattagttttttattaacttagaaataaataactaatatataattGTTCTGTTTACATAAAATTTCCAAAGATCATAGAAATGTCGAAATACTTatgaatttaaaagcattttgattaGATGTATACTACTGTAATAACTAAAGATCTACTAAGAAACTCTTTATCAAAAGCCATTCTCcatcaattaaaatcttttgatgaAATATTCTTCATGCATTGCTAGCATGAAGAAAGTATTACGTGAAAATATTTGACTTCACAACTTTGATGGATTGCTAGATTTCAGAAAATACTCACTCCAATAACACTCATATCCAATCGTATGTATTGAACAACTAATTCTAAAACTGTGCGACAGAGAGAAAAGACATTCAAGATGTGATTCTAATGTCGAAATcataatagtttataatatttctgaCTATATCGAAAAATGTGATAATTAACTTCTCTTAAGTCCAGATTTTGAATTCTTAATGGGAAAACGGAATTCTCCATCAATTCTATATCCTTTGTAGTTGTTCAATGACTTTAGACATGACCATTATCATTTAGGTCATTTAatgttgaatgaattttaattgtttatttatttacatgcgTCATAAATGCTCCAAGAAAATACCAATTGACATTTTTTGGATGGCATTTGCAAGGATATTTCcagtaattattataaatataataattgaaatatattttcacttatcAAGTTAATCTCTGTAAATACTATCACTTTGTTCGACATaatcatttatacttttatttctcgccaattgaaatgaataatcttgtttaactcaaaattatacatttttgagtTCAGAAATAAACGATGAAATTATCTACATAATATAAACCCGTATTACAAAATACTACTTGGCTCCATTCAAAAATAACCTCAAAGAAAGTGAAATCGCTTCTTTGAATACCAATTACCGACATTATCGATAAAAAATATCGAACACAAAACAAAACAGTAATAGTAGAAACCCATAAGACAATTGAGGATACATCAGATGATTcatgtaaatatcataaataacagAGTCattcaaaaattgagaaattctcaataaaaaattgagatgtatttttattttcctacataaaaatatattttactatcaaaaagataattttagtaTGAAGAAAAGTGTTCATTCGATTTACTCATAAGAAATTCTAATTCTGCACTTCACATCCTTATTTCAGTTTCAGTTTAGTGGCAGGTATTACCGGGAGTTTTTAGGGCAGTCTGAAGATCGACGCTATTCATGCTTTGCTAAAAAGTGTGCACATGTTAAAATCTTATCAGTCCATGTAAACTTCCAGAAGGTTAACACTGATAAAGATAATACTTATTAACGAACTTggtt carries:
- the LOC129984892 gene encoding uncharacterized protein LOC129984892, whose protein sequence is MTPASIKSSTQNISLKEVFSASKGQKSKMLFVVLLACIAFAHVQGSFLPVQPYDYGYAVRNLFSHQYKQEAGNGVGGVVGSYGTVDARGNFQYRNYASGAGYPIYGYGLNGYGLRYDGYGLPYGAYGNLGYGYGGVLGHPALI